A region of the Arachis hypogaea cultivar Tifrunner chromosome 15, arahy.Tifrunner.gnm2.J5K5, whole genome shotgun sequence genome:
GAATGCTATGCATCTGGTTTCTAGTACAAAGTCATTGATTCAACAGTTAAGAGATAGTTGTTGGGGAGCACTTTTGGAGAAAGTTAGTTCTTTCTGCAATGATCATGCTATTCAGATACCTGATATGGGTGCTTCTTTTAGTGACATAATTCGGTCTCGTCGTAAAAAGGATGTTGTCACTGTTGAACACCACTATCGTGTTGACATTTTTACTAGCGTGATAGATTTTCAATTGAAAGAGCTAAATAGTAGATTTAGTGAGCAAGCAACCGAGCTCCTCATACTGAGTACATCTCTAGATCCTAAAGATGCTTTCAAGTTATTCAGTGTTTGCAACATATGCAATCTTGTAAAGAATTTctattctttagatttttctgagcaagaaaagattcaattggattatgagttacaacattatgaacttgatgtggttaaagctccagattttcagaatttgtctactcttgctgaattgtgtcaaaaattgacagagataggaaaatcaaatatatatcctttaattgatagattaattcgtcttgttttgactcttcctgtgacaacagcaacaactgaacgggccttttcagctatgaagattattaaaacaaggcttcgaaacaagatggaagatgaatttttagcagattgtatgattgtatatattgaaaaggaaattgcttcaaaattcacttcagagatgataattgatgattttagttccaTAAAGCATCGTCCCGTGCATTTCAATTTCATGCCTATACACATTACCAACTGTACTGTATTATGATGTTCCAGTGTGGTAGAGTAGGGGTGTTCAACATGTATGCCCCCACCACTACTTAAAGTCATCCACTTTTTTCCCATCAAAGGTTAATATGCATTATTATTCAATATTATCAATTTCCATATTTACAAAAAAAGTTTAGTGTTGATTTATATGTTTTAAAAGTGCTAATACTCTACTACATAGTAACTTGGCCATTAATCAGAAGTTTTGGTTGGAATCTAGGTATATATGAAAGAAAAAAGTCAACAAATTAATGGAATTCATATTAATATGATCTAAAATTCTAACCGCTTAAAGAACTAAAAAAAACATGGCAAAAAATTATACGTGTTTTCTAATACATTTAATACGTTTCATAAAATAAGTCCActcaaaaaaactaataaaaaactataaatttgtcaataaattaaaaaattcgaATCCAAACCCTCTAAAGTGAAAATAGGGAGATTATACTATTTGAATTATAGTTTGTTAGCCAATAAtcataactattttattttatataatattagaaaaatgtataatagtgGTCCAAGACTAAATACTTATAAACGTTTTTAAATCATGTATTAAATAtagttgaaaaatatataaaagtttaTCCAAAAATACATGTGACATAAAGTTTAAAGATGCAAATGAAAGTAGATGTAATTATGAATATGTACTAGTATTACTTTACTCCTCTTGTATAGTAGCTTTCAGCAAACATTTGAATGGTCacatttattaaatcaaattgaGCCCGAGGGCTggtaaattaaaaatttcatttcACTAGTACTAAAATGTTGAAGTTCTTCTAATTAATGGGGAGGCTAGAGGACAGACTAATAATCAACGATCTAGCCAGCTCGCGTTCATATTATGTTAAAGTCTAAAAAGTCCTACAACAATTATTAGAGATAAACAATTTATGTGtcgttttctaatttttttactgATTACATCAGTAGTGAAAAGTTCGACGCTTTTAAGAAGTACATATCAAATGATTAAATTTAATTTCCTTCAAGATTGCAGTCGAGGACCAAATTCAACCACAAATAAAGAAACAAGCcacaaaaatgaaaacaaaaagtaACTATACAATATACATATAATCAAATCAATCATCAAATATAATACGTtagttcgattttttttttttttttttggttgtacTCTTTCATCATCTATCCTGCATAAAAAGCCAATATACTCATTTCTCTCATTTTATTCATTTATAGTTGTCAATTGTTGTCCTTGATTCTCACTCTTTTCATGACTTATATTCACTTTCTCTTTTGAAATCTATATTCTTTTTCTGTTAGTTcaagtttttaaaaaaagtaattttacaactaaatattaaaatttttataacaaaaaaaaatatagttcaATTTTTGCTAATTTCAAAACAATTTCTTTTAAcatgaaacaaaaagaaaaagtttatGCAAATTccacataaaataataaatatccttaCTCTTGTTGTATTATAATGGCCTGAGGGGTAGAAACAATTAATGGGTGGTAATTAAGTAACATCATTTCACCGGAAAATTAGATGGATTATAAATTTTGAGTTATTTGAcgttttatatatatttagtagttgataaaggtatactcattatttttattcctttatttAGAGGAAGTATaggaattaatttttagttagattttattatagatttataatttagaatttagagttaaatgttttttatttagaatttctaatataacataaataatttaatttttaaaaggttaattgatattaattataaaaggAAATGGACTCTGTAGCATTATTCGATTATTTATTGTTGCATGCAGATATTTCTACGATTTACGGcagccataaatcaataaaattataaaaataaaagaggcaTTATTGTTTGTTATAGTTTAGGAAGTAATGGTAGCTAGATTATTATTGGTCGGAAATATTTAATAACCAAAGTAAATCAGCTAAAAACAACtataacttatcttatttaatatttattatttgtcgcgacaattaatgaatactaaataagtcAAGTTCTGgcctttttttgtcttcctagtATTATTCATTATTGGTGAAGAAAATTGTGCATAGTAAATGGACAAGAAATGTCCCCATTAATGGTGTTGAGTTCGATTCgtgaatacataaaataatgcaCACGCACGCTGAGAAAATCATTGGGGTAGCAGAGAATAGAATACATAAATAGAAATGAAGAAGCGAAGCTCCGAAGTCCAAACATTCGCAAAAGAAGAAATATAATAGTTTAGGGCCCTACTCACTGCTCCTCATTAGCTGTATCGAAAGCtatttcctcttctcttctaatCCATTATCCTATATAAATAACACACTTTCTCTTGCTCCACTTGCATTATTCCAATTAATcacaaatacatatatatatgtatgtacatGGCATTCTTTAAAAAccctttctttttattattatcattatgggCTCTCGTATTATCTGGTGTGTGTGTTTGGGGAAAACCAGTTACATTCCTTCAAGACTTTAGAGTTACATGGTCTGATTCCCACATCAGGCAAATTGATAATCAAGGCACCGCCATACAACTCATTCTAGACCGAAATTCTggtaattaattaacttaataataactattattattattagcattgTGAAACAAATTAATtaagcattttaattgatttgattttggaGGATGCGGATTTGCTTCAAAGAGTAGGTACATGTTTGGGCGTATTAGCATGAAGATTAAGCTCATTGCCGGAGACTCTGCTGGGACTGTGACGGCATTTTATGTTTGTACACATGTCTAGTTAATTAATAAAGttaaagagagcatgaattaacgTTAATGTTGTTGGTGGTTACGTAGATGAGCTCGGACACGGACGCTATAAGGGACGAGCTTGACTTCGAGTTCTTGGGAAACCGTAGTGGTCAACCATACACTGTTCAGACTAACATCTATGCCCACGGCAAAGGGGGTAGAGAACAAAGGGTCAACCTCTGGTTTGATCCTTCCGCCCAATTCCACACTTACACTATTCTCTGGAACCACCACCACATTGTGTAAGACACgtaaatcaaattcttttttaattagataacattagttaaaatttaaaaagattaatttcTTAACTATTCATATCAAGATgtatttatgtaaaaataataattacaacTAGTTAGATACTTTAATTAAACTATTTGGATAATATTTGATGGATTATTTTGTTGAGGAAAAAAAAAGTTGATTGGTATTAATTTAAAgtgaaaactcaagtgcagtcaacttcatgtgaagttaataACTGAGAGTCAGTTAgatgatttaactgatttgactaaattctTATATCAAATATGAGATAAAagcaaagaaataataataataattaaatattaggtATTTAGTTATTTGGAGAATTAGACATCATTTTTAAAGCATTGTAGGAATGAGCTAAGAATTTTAGGAAATTACATGAGAGTGCTTACATATGGATGCAGGTTCTACGTGGATGAGTTTCCGATAAGAGTGTACAAGAACGACGTGGCAAGGGGAGTGGCATACCCAAGAATGCAAGGAATGGGAGTGTACTCAACGCTGTGGGAAGCAGATAACTGGGCAACAAGGGGAGGCTTGGAGAAAATTGATTGGAGGAAAGCACCCTTCTATGCATACTACAAGGACTTCGACATTGAAGGCTGCCAACTCCCAGGGCCCACCAGTTGTGCCTCCAACGCAAGTAACTGGTGGGAGGGTGCTGCTTACCAGGCCCTTACTCCCACTCAAGCCCGCTTGTACAGGTGGGTTCGCATCAACCACATTATCTATGATTATTGCCAAGACAAGCCACGATTCCCACTCGGCCCACCACCCGAGTGCCTTTCCTAGCCTTCTTGTGTCGGTGCCCTATGCTATTCATTTGGTGTCTACTATATGTGTAATGAGCTTCTCATCACTCATCAGTCATTCTTTTGGACTTAATTATTATGATCTACCAAAAAGTGTAATGTTTCGCTTCTATCTAAGGAAAGGACAAATTATATGTTACTCCTCATTTATgcttttaagcacaatttagtTAGGGGTCACAATAATTGCTTTGTAATTAATCATCAGTATGTGTGTGTCCCATTTATTTCAGCGCATAAAAATTGTTGTCATCTTATTCTCACCACATAAATCGTCGGCAAACCAAATCGTTGTGTGTTACCTAGCATTATCAGCAATAGTGGCCATATAATATTTCCATTTTTTAATTAACTCTCAAATGAATACAATATACCATGGATAAGTTCTAGAAACACCATATAAAAGGAGGACGTGAGACTCAAAAAGTTTTGGTTCCATGATACATTGATACTACAAAATATAATGGCTATGTGAGTGGTAATTAAGTGGTAACTGCTAGTTAACTAGGATTTGTGATTAATTATTGGTGCAAGTACAATGTACAGTTGTGGACGTGGAGAAATGGACAAGAGAAAAATATTCCTAGTTATAGGTTCAAGTtaagtttttatgtttttcaCACAAGCATTCAGCAAGCACGCGAGAGTAGCAACATGTATTTCTTTATCGGATCAATATGCATTTACATATTAATTAATCACTAAACAAAGCAAATGTCAGCACGCACCaaaatgaaaagaagaagaaggggtaaCGTAACAGACGATCCTCATCAAACAATTAGACAAACCCAAGCCAGAAATGGCAGGAACAGAAACATCCTCTCTGCTACGTTACAAGCGCAACGCTCGATCTACCTTATTCTTTAATTAATTCTATCTCGCATTCAACACATTacattaatctttaattttatcatcagTTATATTTTAAACAATAATATATGGGCATTTACCGGTGGGTTGattgaatatttaattttatttggacTACTGCTAAGGAGCTAATGTCATGATACCATGTCATTTTATATTTTGAGATTCACTAAAGATCAAACTCTTGACATTTCGGATCTTAAACtctgataccatgtcatgataccattcatcccaaaagtttcagtTCATGAGAAAAGATAAAACTAATGGTTATATTTTTAGAGGAGTGTTAGAGGgccagtaatttttgtgttttgtaaccatcaattagccatcaatcatgtttttaatggtgtgagattacatcaaTTGGCCAtccaatggtgagagatcactcaCCTTTCTTttaatggttaagtgctggcccctaggctttttcatatttttaattctGAATTGGACATCCTAAactttcattgtacacattgtacaaatatttcattagcTCCCTATACTTCCTCTTTTACTTGTTACCATCTTTTATTTCCAATGAGAAAACTTATTTAAGGGACGGTTAATTGGTTTATTGGGGATAGAAAATAATATGTAACTAACTAGAAGTTAATAGCACTATTTAAAGCATTCCAAAAGCTAATAAAGTAAAATGAGTGAACACTTAAGGAAACTAATTGTGAAATGTTGTACATGGAAGAAATATAAATAGCTAGCTATAgcttaattagtaaataaacaaTAATTGATGATGATAGGCATAGGCATGCAATGTAGGGCATCCATTAGGAGGTGTAACCAAACCAAGAGACAGCTCATGCACAAACATGTCAGATCAATCAAAGTTTTATATACGGGGATACTTTTTTGGCATGTTCTCAGATAATAACAACATCCTATTAATTAAAATGAATAGCAGacatatagatagatagattccTTTAGTTTCTTCTTTGAAGTCTGTGTGGTCCCGATCACTAAATTAGCTTCTACCGGCGATTATGGAGAGGATTAGCTCCCGATGGCACACCCCTCTTCTCTTCTAACTCTGCTCCTTTCCCGTTCCCAGAAGACACCACCTCATTGTTAGGTGATGAAGATGAACCAGCTCTGCTGTTGCTGCTGAAATTCAACAAACCAAACGCTATGCCACCAAAACCAGAACTGCATAATATCAGAAGAACCAGAAGCATTGAAGAAAAAGCTCCCATTTCACTTGAATGCCGCAACTAATTCTCCCTCATCAACATTCTTCATATACATAGCAGCTAGCTGCTCCCTTGCTGATGATGAAATGCATGCAAATAAATAGGCTCAGTTAATTAGTAGAGTGACAAATTTAGGAATATGAATCTACTATGTTAGAAAGGGGTTTTATAGTGTGTGTCTACCTTGTCATTTGAGTAAAGTGGTACTAGCTAGAGATGGCAAACACCAACAATAAGCAAGGTTATATATGAATGACACGCCAGGGAAAGCTTTTTGTCCAGCATGACAACACTTTTTGATGCTTTGTTATTTGTTGGGATATAGGACACTATGATGTCTTATTATTATATCATCACCTGCACCTGCTTTTGTTTCCACCTTTATTTTCCTACTTGTTTAATGCAATCATACAACTATTACCTCCTAAAAGAAACTAACAACCTAGCTAACAAATGGTTTGCTCAATAAGCCCCCTAAAATCCCGTGTATCTTATAATAATGTTGCTTCTAAACAATTCAATATAGAAATTAAAGTAGCTTCTTCTGATAAACTCTAGGTGCACATATACATATTTTGCATTATCTTTCAATCATGTAACTGAACTTGCATTAAAATATTTAGCTCTTATAAATTATAATGTTGTATTGAAATCTCTCTACAGATAATACATTATTATACTGGCACTACTTGATATAAAAATctattatgtattattatttttataattaaaatatgtcgtAGGTCACTCTtacattataattatttaaaaaaaaaaactaaagagttatctccacttttttcttttttttatttctcttattttttcattcattttatataaatttaaaaattaaaatgtataacatggtattttctaattataattaaaattaaaattaaatttaaaatattaaaattgaaatatgaatatattatattattaatttaacaataaaaatatgtcacatgacattcttttattaaaattgaaataaaatattttttttaaactaataaattttCTTCCTCCATcatctcatctacctctctctttttatctatttctctctctccttcctactatatatatatatatatgtgtgtgtgtgtgactgAGATATATATTCTTtcgttataattaaaataattttttgttaaattaacaaactcattctctttcttcttctttatctttctctcacattttctattttttctacttttctattctacaaaaaaataaaattaataaaataatataatttaaataaatttataaaattataaaaaatatattaaatttataattaaatataattaaaaaatattctaaaatgtgttattcacataaaaaatattttttattttttatttaattttaaattttcaccacgtatctttttaatttatatttttactctCTCTTCcttcaaatataattaaaatcattttattcaaatatgaatgttaaaattaattatcaataaaaaaaaattaaattttttcacattaaaataataactaaaaaatttattatttaattttttattatacgaAGATTTTGATTTTCTTAGTTGATGGAAACTTTTGAGTTTTGTCCCCTACGACTAGGGGTGGCAGGAAGCTAGCCCACCCCTCCCATCCAGTCGTCCCGCCAAAAACCTGCCTTACCTCACCTATCAAGGTGACACCAAATTTCTACCCCACCCCTTCTACTGACGGGTTGCAGGACTAAgcctatcaattttttttttaatcattaaatattaaaaaatatattatttcacTAACAATTcaataaacttataattttaaattcaaaaatactaaaatctttataatttaaatatttaataaacataataattaattaaaattttttaaataaaataataaaattaatattataaaaagcaaaacaaatattgtctaaaacatataattaaatattatccaaatctctaatcaatcaaacatagtccaaattataatttaaagtaAAACGAAAAAATATTCCaaatataattacaaaaataacgatccaaattaaattatcatctCAAAGCCAAAAGGCCGCTGAACAAGCCAACCCGCCCCGCCAAAATCCGTCAAAATCCGTGGATTAGGCGGTGCGGGTTAGGCGAAATTTTTATTATAGCGCTCTCAAATTTTTAGCCCAACCCAATTTTTTTGGCGAGTTACTCGAGCTGACCCGACAGGTTTCGGCCCGTTTGCCATCCATACCTACGACTTTttggtaaaagtagtttgattttataaaatttttctgcCATAATATATAATATCAGGACATAGTCaacataaattcaaaaaatttatattcttgtAATATTATTACGGGTAAAAAAATTAGTAGAAGATAAACAAAGAGATAAcgattgaaattgaataaaaagataaattgtaattgaaaatagaaaaataaaaggactagattgaaattgaatataaaaaaattattctatttttttatattattttttgatgCAACCAGAAAGTGATTCACTCAATTTAACTTATCTACAACATAGTTCGAGAACTGAATAGAAGAGAATCACTCAACTTTCTACCCAATTCCTCGATGCAACAAGAGAGAGACTCACTCATACTATAGTTTTATCATGAAACTAAAAAGGAGTTTTTTACTTCTCTACTAATCTCTCAATTACAATTATttaggaggtatttataacctcttattaggttaaaataaaaaaattataatcctactaaaataaagtccaatctaaaaaccaacttgggttggttgagtagtcagctcactcgtccgcttaagtaagTATCGGGAGTTCGAATTccaccttgtgcatgcagcaacctatTAGCCAACGGTAAACCTTTAAATAAAGCTCAGATCCGCAACGGATTAGTTCTTGACCTGTTGGATTGGGAGATACCGCAggcaacaaaaaaaaatccaatctaaataaaaacaaattaaattaaacattctaatacttaaaaatataaactactaaataatatttgaattttttatattatgaatATTTGAGGTATATATCACTAGTACTATATGAGGCTAATTTTGTTTGTTATGGAAGTAAAAATAGTGATATAccttaacattgtaatttttggtgtttttaaaaactgtggaaagtacacaaattggagagtccgatttctgtacctcaaattttttaattttttttaacacaaatcggacTGTCCGGTTTGTGTACTTCTCACAAATCAGACGGTCCAATTTCTGTACCTCTATAAATCGGACGACCCAATTTGTGTACCTCTAGAAATCAAACAGGCTGATTTTTGTACTTCTAATAAATCGGACGATCCGATTTCTATTTCTCTAATTAAATGGTACTACATTTACGAATAACACCCCAACAatccacatttaaaaaaaaaactactactattccaatattaaaaataaaaagttcactATATGATATGAgtaaataactatttttaatcataaaagattcaagtgttaaaaaataaattttgattcacAAAACTgttcaaattctaaaaattatttaaaattttcaaaatacccCTTTTAATCTAACCTAAGCCAACCTAACTTAACCCCAATTCCCAATTATAATTTAATTCTTCTCCACCTTCAATTTCCGATCTTTCACAACCGTTTCGCGTTATCCCACAACCTTTCTTCCTCTTTTATGAGTTTATCCCCGTTTTCACTACCACACTAACTTTTCCTCCGTCCATGCAATGTAATCAataccattttttttttcaaattgtgactcaacATAAACACGATAACAAGGAtacacaaattcaaaaaaaaataaaaatcagagaCAACACATCTCCCTCCACCACATtcggtttcttttttctttctttctttcttttctttcttttctttctttcttgctttGCCTCTCTCGCAAAGATTCATATTCAACAATGTCCAATATAACCTTATCAAATATTgttattgttgctgttgttgtgGAAAAATACATCTTGTTTGTAACCTCCTCAAGATGTCGTCTCCCTAATATCATTCAAGTACAATTGTACAAAGTCAATCTCAACAACCGTCTCAACTTCATCAACACTAACGCCGCCGCGCAGTCCACTGCTTCTGTCACTAGCAAGGCATCCAATGCACTGCAACAGAGTGGTCCTCTAAAAAGTGATCATCCACAAGGAATGCCATCCAAGTGTGCCATTTTTTTGCCCCATGATGGCGTCTTGGCTAGAGAGCGAAATTTCTCGGCGTTAATGGCATTTTTCGGCAACTATACTAGAAGAAGCGAGATAGGCTGGCGGTGATTGTGGGATTCTCAATCGACGGGAATGGTTGTCTTTGTGATATCTTTGGTGTGTTTTACGGTGACCATGAGGAGACAAAGGAGGACTAGCGACAGAGGAGAGAACAAGAAAATTGCATCAAGTTAGGATGCATGGGACAGATGCAACGTCGATGGTGGAGGCAACGATGTAAGTGGAGCAAGAAAGAGCGCCAAAGGTGCGTTTGTGGtgaaagggaaagaaaagaggGTTTGGGTTTGGGTTGGCGGTGGGTGGGAGTGGGGGTGATAGATTGAAAATGAGAATTTGGGATGGATAGAATTAAAGTACAGGTGAAAATTCAGGTTGGGTTAGAATAGGTTAAGAGggatattttagaaattttaaataatttttgaaggtttgaataatttttttcattagaatttattttatggatataatattaattttggttttttgagataaaattattgttgtctaaaattttttataattaaaaatagttatttattcTGATATGATATTGATAATTCATACATAATTTttgagatatatttttttattgtttacggTATTTTTCAACCCGACAAATTAAGAACTAATCCGTCACAAAGGATTTGAGTTATTTAAGGGTCTGaatgaattaatttgaatttttttgagtttCATTTAAAGGTCTAAATGAATTATTAcatacacaaattaaaatttgaattcccaacACTTATCTAAACAAATAAATGAGCTGACCAAACTGACCATTCAATTAATCTAAATTGGTTACAACTTTTTTATTGGACGTGAGTTGGTTACAACTCTTTAGATATAATCATTGGA
Encoded here:
- the LOC112748129 gene encoding probable xyloglucan endotransglucosylase/hydrolase protein 6; this encodes MYMAFFKNPFFLLLSLWALVLSGVCVWGKPVTFLQDFRVTWSDSHIRQIDNQGTAIQLILDRNSGCGFASKSRYMFGRISMKIKLIAGDSAGTVTAFYMSSDTDAIRDELDFEFLGNRSGQPYTVQTNIYAHGKGGREQRVNLWFDPSAQFHTYTILWNHHHIVFYVDEFPIRVYKNDVARGVAYPRMQGMGVYSTLWEADNWATRGGLEKIDWRKAPFYAYYKDFDIEGCQLPGPTSCASNASNWWEGAAYQALTPTQARLYRWVRINHIIYDYCQDKPRFPLGPPPECLS